The following are encoded together in the Myxococcales bacterium genome:
- a CDS encoding DNA-3-methyladenine glycosylase I: MVSEIVRGSDGVARCWWASSTESYARYHDAEWGRPTRDDRWIFEKLCLEGFQSGLSWLTILNKRDNFRAAFADFEVDSVARFNARSVDKLLGDAGIVRHRGKIESAINNAKRARELRDEFGSLAAFVWQFEPRPESRPRSLNRAALMKLSTTAESIALSKELKRRGWSFVGPTTVYAFMQAAGLVNDHMQGCAARQRCASARTKFKLPLPKRSRRT, encoded by the coding sequence ATGGTCAGCGAGATCGTCCGCGGGTCCGATGGGGTCGCCCGGTGTTGGTGGGCATCGAGCACCGAGTCGTACGCTCGGTACCACGACGCGGAGTGGGGCCGGCCCACGCGAGACGATCGGTGGATCTTCGAGAAGCTGTGCCTCGAGGGGTTTCAGTCCGGGCTCAGCTGGCTCACCATCCTCAACAAGCGAGACAACTTTCGCGCGGCGTTCGCGGATTTCGAGGTCGACAGCGTGGCCCGGTTCAATGCGCGGAGCGTCGACAAGCTGCTCGGGGACGCCGGGATCGTTCGGCACCGGGGGAAGATCGAGTCCGCGATCAACAACGCCAAGCGAGCTCGAGAGCTGCGGGACGAGTTCGGCTCCCTCGCCGCGTTCGTTTGGCAGTTCGAGCCTCGGCCGGAGTCGCGCCCCAGGAGCTTGAACCGCGCCGCCCTGATGAAGCTGAGCACGACCGCGGAGTCCATCGCGTTGAGCAAGGAACTGAAACGTCGCGGGTGGAGCTTCGTGGGCCCCACGACGGTCTATGCGTTCATGCAGGCGGCTGGGCTCGTCAATGATCACATGCAGGGCTGCGCGGCGCGGCAACGCTGCGCTTCGGCGCGCACGAAGTTCAAGCTGCCGCTGCCGAAGCGGTCGCGGAGAACCTGA